From a region of the Triticum aestivum cultivar Chinese Spring chromosome 7D, IWGSC CS RefSeq v2.1, whole genome shotgun sequence genome:
- the LOC123167282 gene encoding chaperone protein ClpB1-like, which yields MEQAMLARVLAVTSVGLSWAVVWSLLSQQLKPFSTPAILRTLDAGMLDPVIGRDDDIDRIICILCRRTKNCAALVGPAGVGKTAIVEGLARRIAAGTVPEALVGARVAELDVGAMVAGTHWRGMFEQRLKDAIKKAEDSAGKLILFIDEMHMIIGAGDQRGGTGDAANILKPALARGRIRCIGATTTEEYRKYIQRDAALERRFQRVDVDEPTVQATVAILQGLKQRYQDYHGLIISDDALVAAAHLAGHYITGRQFPDKAIDLMDEACTSIRLHQPKQIRDKKTSTVNAVQELTVGPCHIAQVVSRWTKIPITTLGREEEKFCHLVDRLHERVVGQHEAINLVAQEVLRSRVGFDQSSQPIGSFLFLGPTGVGKTELAKALAEKLFDNEKMLVRFDMSEYADSGSVSRLIGGPQSYEEDGQLTDKVRSQPYSVVLFDEADKAHPSIFKVLIQLLDDGVLTDGKGRSVYFKNTIIIMSSDLGAENLSVGMAAENMKTARDLLMEKVEKRFKPELINKLSETVIFEPLSHDELREIVKIQMKSVVAMAANKGISLFASDAALDVIWSESHDTVYGARPIKRWMKKNVTRVLMDMLVNGEACQGSTVSIDAADDRKGLKYHVLK from the exons ATGGAGCAGGCTATGCTGGCTAGGGTATTGGCCGTTACTAGCGTTGGTTTGTCGTGGGCAGTAGTGTGGAGCCTCTTGTCGCAACAGCTCAAGCCCTTCTCCACGCCCGCCATCCTCAGGACCTTGGACGCCGGCATGCTAGATCCGGTCATCGGCCGCGACGACGACATCGACCGCATCATCTGCATCCTCTGCCGCCGCACCAAGAACTGCGCCGCCCTCGTCGGCCCCGCCGGCGTCGGCAAGACGGCCATCGTCGAGGGCCTCGCTCGGCGCATCGCTGCTGGGACGGTCCCCGAAGCCCTCGTTGGGGCCCGCGTGGCCGAGCTCGACGTCGGGGCCATGGTCGCGGGAACCCACTGGCGCGGCATGTTCGAGCAGCGCTTGAAGGATGCCATCAAGAAGGCCGAGGATTCCGCCGGCAAGCTCATCCTCTTCATCGACGAGATGCACATGATTATCGGTGCCGGCGATCAACGTGGCGGCACCGGCGACGCGGCCAACATCCTCAAGCCCGCGTTGGCCCGTGGCCGCATCCGTTGCATAGGCGCCACCACAACCGAAGAGTACCGCAAATACATCCAGAGGGATGCCGCGCTCGAGCGGCGCTTCCAAAGGGTTGACGTCGACGAGCCAACCGTCCAGGCAACCGTTGCCATCCTGCAGGGGCTGAAGCAGCGGTACCAAGACTACCATGGACTAATAATCAGCGACGACGCTCTGGTTGCTGCTGCGCACCTCGCCGGCCATTATATTACAG GTCGTCAGTTTCCTGATAAAGCAATTGATCTGATGGACGAGGCATGCACTTCCATAAGGTTGCATCAACCAAAACAAATTAGAGATAAGAAAACTAGCACTGTAAATGCAGTGCAGGAGCTAACCGTTGGTCCATGTCATATTGCACAG GTTGTGAGCCGATGGACTAAAATTCCGATCACTACACTTGGCCGAGAGGAAGAAAAGTTCTGCCACCTAGTAGACCGATTGCATGAGAGAGTCGTTGGACAGCATGAAGCTATTAATTTAGTTGCGCAAGAAGTGCTACGTTCGAGGGTCGGCTTTGATCAATCTAGCCAACCAATCGGTTCTTTTCTATTTTTGGGGCCGACTGGTGTTGGGAAGACAGAGCTTGCGAAAGCACTTGCCGAGAAGCTGTTTGACAATGAGAAGATGTTGGTCCGCTTTGACATGTCTGAATATGCTGACAGTGGATCTGTATCGCGTCTCATTGGAGGACCTCAAAG CTATGAAGAAGACGGACAGCTTACTGATAAAGTAAGGAGCCAACCATATAGTGTTGTTCTTTTTGACGAGGCAGATAAGGCGCATCCCTCGATATTCAAGGTTCTCATTCAACTCCTCGATGATGGCGTGTTGACTGATGGAAAAGGACGGAGCGTATATTTCAagaacaccatcatcatcatgagctCAGATCTAGGAGCAGAGAACCTGTCAGTTGGAATGGCCGCAGAAAACATGAAAACTGCACGGGATCTTCTTATGGAAAAG GTTGAGAAACGGTTTAAGCCTGAATTAATTAACAAACTGAGTGAGACTGTGATATTTGAGCCGCTCTCACATGACGAACTAAGGGAGATTGTGAAAATCCAGATGAAGAGTGTTGTTGCTATGGCAGCTAACAAGGGCATCTCTCTGTTTGCATCAGATGCTGCCTTGGACGTCATTTGGTCAGAGTCGCACGACACG GTGTATGGCGCAAGGCCTATTAAGAGGTGGATGAAGAAGAATGTGACGAGAGTTCTCATGGACATGCTCGTCAATGGAGAAGCATGCCAAGGATCGACCGTCTCCATCGATGCCGCCGATGATAGGAAGGGGCTGAAATACCACGTACTGAAGTAG
- the LOC123169608 gene encoding uncharacterized protein: MAKDLLWELALMAWPLLKEEAAELAKSVLRELAREEAKTRLKAAVKAGAEGLKGLLEAPPSTPTPARPDEVADPRQGELLVDRAAVCIDHAPLLLRRPQLRHLPPFVDDVVLARVAPSLLGRLGPQMEPAVQALLRGKVIAPGVQSALRSGLELPPAVRQMLAGKFQTSGVQSALRSGLELPPAVRQMLAGKFQTSGVQSLDCSTLLAFAARARADGPSSSITAATAGAAAQALPSLQDIVVCAPAIGVIALALYLIWRRPGGGD, encoded by the coding sequence ATGGCCAAAGACTTGCTCTGGGAGTTGGCCCTGATGGCCTGGCCTCTCCTCAAGGAGGAGGCCGCGGAGCTCGCCAAAAGCGTGCTCCGCGAGCTGGCGCGCGAGGAGGCCAAGACGCGGCTCAAGGCCGCCGTCAAGGCTGGGGCGGAGGGCCTCAAGGGGCTTCTCGAGGCGCCTCCATCCACTCCGACTCCGGCGCGGCCGGACGAGGTGGCAGACCCGCGTCAGGGGGAGCTGCTGGTCGATAGAGCGGCTGTCTGCATCGACCACGCCCCGCTGCTGCTGCGTCGTCCACAGCTTCGCCATCTCCCCCCCTTCGTCGACGACGTCGTCCTCGCCAGGGTGGCGCCCAGCCTCCTCGGTCGGCTCGGCCCCCAGATGGAGCCGGCCGTTCAGGCGCTGCTGCGCGGCAAGGTGATCGCCCCAGGGGTGCAGTCGGCTCTGCGCTCCGGCCTGGAGCTGCCACCCGCAGTCAGGCAGATGCTCGCCGGCAAGTTCCAGACGAGCGGCGTGCAGTCGGCTCTGCGCTCCGGCCTGGAGCTGCCACCCGCAGTCAGGCAGATGCTCGCCGGCAAGTTCCAGACGAGCGGCGTGCAGAGCCTCGACTGCTCCACGCTCCTCGCCTTCGCCGCCAGGGCCCGGGCTGACGGCCCTTCTTCTTCCATCACAGCCGCGACAGCGGGTGCGGCTGCCCAGGCGCTCCCCAGCCTACAGGACATCGTCGTGTGCGCGCCCGCGATAGGGGTGATCGCCCTCGCCCTGTACCTGATCTGGaggcggccgggcggcggcgacTGA
- the LOC123168474 gene encoding chaperone protein ClpB1 produces MEQAMLARVLAVTSVGLSWAVVWSLLSQQLKPFSTPAILRTLDAGMLDPVIGRDDDIDRIICILCRRTKNCAALVGPAGVGKTAIVEGLARRIAAGTVPEALVGARVAELDVGAMVAGTHWRGMFEQRLKDAIKKAEDSAGKLILFIDEMHMIVGAGDQRGGTGDAANILKPALARGRIRCIGATTTEEYRKYIQRDAALERRFQRVDVDEPTVQATVAILQGLKQRYQDYHGLIISDDALVAAAHLAGHYITGRQFPDKAIDLMDEACTSIRLHQPKQIRDKKTSTVNAVQELTVGPCHIAQVVSRWTKIPITTLGREEEKFCHLVDRLHERVVGQHEAINLVAQEVLRSRVGFDQSSQPIGSFLFLGPTGVGKTELAKALAEKLFDNEKMLVRFDMSEYADSGSVSRLIGGPRSYEEDGQLTDKVRSQPYSVVLFDEADKAHPSIFKVLIQLLDDGVLIDGKGRSVYFKNTIIIMSSNLEAENLSAGMATENMETARDLLMEKVEKRFKPEFINKLSETVIFEPLTHDELREIVKIHMKSVVAMAANKGISLFASDAALDVIWSESHDMVYGARPIKRWMKKNVTRVLVDMLVNGEACQGSTVFIDAADDRKGLKYHVLK; encoded by the exons ATGGAGCAGGCTATGCTGGCTAGGGTATTGGCCGTTACTAGCGTTGGTTTGTCGTGGGCAGTAGTGTGGAGCCTCTTGTCGCAACAGCTCAAGCCCTTCTCCACGCCCGCCATCCTCAGGACCTTGGACGCCGGCATGTTAGATCCGGTCATCGGCCGCGACGACGACATCGACCGCATCATCTGCATCCTCTGCCGCCGCACCAAGAACTGCGCCGCCCTCGTCGGCCCCGCCGGCGTCGGCAAGACGGCCATCGTCGAGGGCCTCGCTCGGCGCATCGCTGCTGGGACGGTCCCCGAAGCCCTCGTTGGGGCCCGCGTGGCCGAGCTCGACGTCGGGGCCATGGTCGCGGGAACCCACTGGCGCGGCATGTTCGAGCAGCGCTTGAAGGATGCCATCAAGAAGGCCGAGGATTCCGCCGGCAAGCTCATCCTCTTCATCGACGAGATGCACATGATTGTCGGTGCCGGCGATCAACGTGGCGGCACCGGCGACGCGGCCAACATCCTCAAGCCCGCGTTGGCCCGTGGCCGCATCCGTTGCATAGGCGCCACCACAACCGAAGAGTACCGCAAATACATCCAGAGGGATGCCGCGCTCGAGCGGCGCTTCCAAAGGGTTGACGTCGACGAGCCGACCGTCCAGGCAACCGTTGCCATCCTGCAGGGGCTGAAGCAGCGGTACCAAGACTACCATGGACTAATAATCAGCGACGACGCTCTGGTTGCTGCTGCGCACCTCGCCGGCCATTATATTACAG GTCGTCAGTTTCCTGATAAAGCAATTGATCTGATGGACGAGGCATGCACTTCCATAAGGTTGCATCAACCAAAACAAATTAGAGATAAGAAAACTAGCACTGTAAATGCAGTGCAGGAGCTAACCGTTGGTCCATGTCATATTGCACAG GTTGTGAGCCGATGGACTAAAATTCCGATCACTACACTTGGCCGAGAGGAAGAAAAGTTCTGCCACCTAGTAGACCGATTGCATGAGAGAGTCGTTGGACAGCATGAAGCTATTAATTTGGTTGCGCAAGAAGTGCTACGTTCGAGGGTCGGCTTTGATCAATCTAGCCAACCAATCGGTTCTTTTCTATTTTTGGGGCCGACTGGTGTTGGGAAGACAGAGCTTGCGAAAGCACTTGCCGAGAAGCTGTTTGACAATGAGAAGATGTTGGTCCGCTTTGACATGTCTGAATATGCTGACAGTGGATCTGTATCGCGTCTCATTGGAGGACCTCGAAG CTATGAAGAAGACGGACAGCTTACTGATAAAGTAAGGAGCCAACCATATAGTGTTGTTCTTTTTGACGAGGCAGATAAGGCACATCCCTCGATATTCAAGGTTCTCATTCAACTCCTCGATGATGGCGTGTTGATTGATGGAAAAGGACGGAGCGTATATTTCAAGAATACTATTATCATCATGAGCTCAAATCTAGAAGCAGAGAACCTGTCAGCTGGAATGGCCACAGAAAACATGGAAACTGCACGGGATCTTCTTATGGAAAAG GTTGAGAAACGCTTTAAGCCTGAATTTATCAACAAACTGAGTGAGACTGTGATATTTGAGCCGCTTACGCATGACGAACTGAGGGAGATTGTGAAAATCCATATGAAGAGTGTTGTTGCTATGGCAGCTAACAAGGGCATCTCTTTGTTTGCATCAGATGCTGCCTTGGACGTCATTTGGTCAGAGTCGCACGACATG GTGTATGGTGCAAGGCCTATTAAGAGGTGGATGAAGAAGAATGTGACGAGAGTTCTCGTGGACATGCTTGTCAATGGAGAAGCATGCCAAGGCTCGACCGTCTTCATAGATGCCGCCGATGATAGGAAGGGGCTGAAATACCACGTACTGAAGTAG
- the LOC123170664 gene encoding protein FAR1-RELATED SEQUENCE 5, with protein sequence MECQSEVSKAPSLAICDVQSDAESAVHTRPSLDIGFTTPQKSYSAPFCGSSCTPECDDAIRPAIGMTFADLNAAKEFYEAYAHHVGFSVRVGQQKIVNGVITHKRFYCDREGFREERKGKETLVASTGSKRRYERKITRCGCEAKLAVKRTVENKYIVTLFEQEHTHTLVSPSKKQFIRSNRKVSQQAKTTLWNCHKASIGTSLAYRFLRVDLGGFENVGCTKRDLQNHHRNLRCLIKSSDAQMFVDQLARKHLANSGFYFDYVLDDKGRLVHVFWADATCRKNYALFGELVSFDSTYSTNQYNMIFTPFTGINHHKASVCFGAAMLHDEKADSYKWLFRTFLKAMGGAAPRFIITDECSSMDNAIREVFPAAAHRLCMWHIMNKIPQKVGPDLKTDEDFHERLGRCVWSSETPTEFEERWREIMSEYGLEDDEWFSKRFSLRESWIPAYFKEIALPGLMRTTSRSESANSFFSRIIGYKHALVEFWLRFDTALEEQRHKELQEDHVSLHTMPVLKTSWAIEKHGSEVFTHEIFQDFQHELLADRDRCLVEMMAHDGEVKTVTIHDGYKKLRVVTYNTTTMVGSCTCKLFETHGIPCRHLINVLRTAQLNELPKNYVLKRFRKDCKTEPVFDEDSILLEGNESSSIDPEIQKLASETCKKMEDLLVQAKQSQVGMQFLRDHIFALGEKLSTQVPAKKQTQTEEFEEFLGCSIPSEVHIHPPNDI encoded by the exons ATGGAATGCCAAAGTGAAGTGAGCAAGGCTCCTTCTTTGGCTATTTGTGATGTCCAGTCTGACGCAGAATCAGCCGTCCACACTAGGCCAAGTCTGGACATTGGGTTTACTACACCACAGAAATCCTATAGTGCACCTTTTTGT GGCTCATCTTGTACTCCAGAGTGTGATGATGCCATCAGACCAGCCATTGGGATGACTTTTGCTGATTTGAACGCAGCCAAGGAGTTCTATGAAGCTTATGCACATCATGTTGGTTTTTCAGTACGTGTGGGGCAGCAAAAGATTGTCAATGGTGTCATTACTCACAAGCGTTTCTACTGTGACCGTGAAGGTTTCCGTGAAGAGCGGAAAGGTAAGGAAACTTTGGTAGCTAGCACTGGTAGTAAGAGGAGATATGAGAGGAAAATCACTAGATGTGGGTGCGAAGCTAAACTTGCAGTCAAACGCACGGTCGAGAATAAGTACATTGTGACACTTTTCGAACAggagcacacacacacacttgtATCACCCAGTAAAAAACAATTCATCAGATCAAACAGGAAAGTTAGCCAACAAGCAAAAACTACATTATGGAACTGTCATAAAGCTAGCATTGGCACATCCCTAGCATACAGGTTCCTTCGTGTAGACTTGGGGGGTTTTGAGAATGTTGGCTGTACAAAGAGAGACTTGCAAAATCACCACCGAAACCTTAGGTGCCTCATCAAGTCATCCGATGCTCAAATGTTTGTTGACCAGCTTGCTAGAAAACATCTTGCAAATTCAGGATTTTATTTTGACTATGTTCTTGATGATAAGGGCAGACTGGTACATGTGTTCTGGGCGGATGCCACATGTAGGAAAAATTATGCTCTATTTGGAGAGCTTGTGTCCTTTGACTCCACGTATAGCACCAATCAATATAAcatgatattcaccccctttactGGAATCAATCACCATAAGGCAAGTGTTTGTTTTGGTGCTGCAATGTTACACGATGAGAAGGCAGATTCTTACAAGTGGTTGTTTCGCACATTCTTGAAAGCTATGGGAGGGGCTGCACCTAGGTTTATAATAACTGACGAATGTAGTAGCATGGACAATGCAATAAGGGAAGTTTTCCCAGCAGCCGCACATAGGCTATGCATGTGGCATATTATGAATAAGATCCCGCAAAAGGTTGGCCCTGATTTGAAGACCGATGAGGATTTCCATGAACGATTAGGTCGGTGCGTGTGGTCTTCTGAAACTCCTACTGAATTTGAGGAACGATGGAGAGAAATTATGTCAGAGTATGGGTTGGAAGATGATGAATGGTTCAGTAAAAGGTTCAGCCTTCGAGAATCATGGATACCAGCTTATTTCAAAGAAATAGCTTTGCCAGGGCTTATGCGGACTACTTCAAGGTCAGAGAGTGCCAATTCTTTTTTCTCACGTATTATTGGTTACAAACATGCTTTGGTTGAGTTTTGGCTTAGATTTGACACGGCTTTGGAAGAACAACGTCATAAGGAGTTGCAAGAGGACCATGTGAGCCTACATACGATGCCTGTGTTGAAGACATCATGGGCGATTGAAAAGCATGGCAGCGAGGTGTTCACGCATGAGATATTTCAGGATTTTCAACATGAGTTGCTTGCTGATAGGGATCGTTGCCTTGTTGAGATGATGGCACATGATGGTGAGGTTAAAACAGTAACTATACATGATGGCTATAAGAAACTAAGGGTGGTAACTTACAACACAACAACCATGGTAGGTTCTTGCACATGTAAGTTGTTTGAGACACATGGTATCCCATGTCGTCATCTGATCAATGTCCTAAGAACTGCCCAGCTAAATGAATTGCCAAAGAATTATGTACTCAAAAGGTTTAGAAAGGACTGCAAAACCGAGCCAGTCTTTGACGAGGACAGCATTCTATTGGAAGGCAATGAGAGCAGTTCAATTGATCCGGAGATACAAAAATTAGCTTCAGAAACATGTAAGAAGATGGAAGACCTTTTAGTACAAGCGAAGCAATCTCAGGTCGGCATGCAATTCTTGAGAGATCACATTTTTGCACTTGGAGAGAAATTGTCTACCCAAGTTCCAGCGAAAAAACAAACTCAAACAGAAGAATTTGAGGAATTTTTAGGTTGTTCCATTCCAAGTGAGGTTCATATCCATCCTCCAAATGATATTTGA